One stretch of Kogia breviceps isolate mKogBre1 chromosome 18, mKogBre1 haplotype 1, whole genome shotgun sequence DNA includes these proteins:
- the LOC131745366 gene encoding serine/arginine repetitive matrix protein 3-like → MEKWCSFKQFTLEALGICLSGDGSGGVPIRAAATPGSNSGSDGREQEPGLEAASGRQGSGGKEPARTRHPGALQGTLFSSPPHPNLHHRSPRHTLRGRISSVTRSGSPRKWRGHRGRRPPSPSLRPRGQGKKSPEKAPRPRQTCSLPSCCPQPHTSGGQGGAQSHTGSRRRREGRSRAPTLSDAAGRPPGFRSSRQIQPNAPTQGRSATRPPDSPGPPTEPRARASPRAARAPTRSHRPAASAVLERGSGSGRGAAGRPAGGTEGRGGGAALRPATRRGDSQYPAAAELCAAPWKWGAEESHRPGEGARRGGWATEDAPIGPGSRPSARATSPSRGAPPRLVRRRPEGSGAFPAAWVYCRLSSAASRRSRHTSKSPGPPPPTEESEATFAHADSRHPQARASGAARGKRAGMRVRVASGRTAGW, encoded by the exons ATGGAAAAG TGGTGTTCCTTCAAACAATTCACACTGGAAGCTTTAGGAATATGCCTCAGTGGTGATGGCAGCGGGGGTGTGCCAATCAGGGCAGCTGCTACACCAGGCAGCAACAGTGGGAGTGACGGCAGGGAGCAGGAGCCTGGTTTGGAAGCAGCAAGTGGGAGGCAGGGGAGTGGTGGCA AAGAACCAGCACGTACTAGGCATCCCGGGGCGCTGCAGGGCACATTATTCAGCTCACCTCCGCACCCCAATCTACACCACCGGAGTCCCCGCCACACGCTGAGGGGCCGGATAAGTTCAGTAACTCGCTCCGGCTCACCTAGGAAGTGGCGTGGCCACCGAGGCCGGAGACCACCCAGCCCTTCCCTCCGCCCGCGTGGCCAAGGCAAGAAGTCGCCCGAGAAGGCGCCCCGCCCTCGGCAAACTTGCTCTCTCCCAAgctgctgcccccagccccacacgTCGGGAGGACAAGGGGGCGCCCAGTCCCACACCGGGTCTCGAAGACGCCGCGAGGGCCGGAGCCGCGCCCCCACCCTGAGCGACGCAGCGGGGCGGCCCCCGGGCTTTCGGTCTTCGCGGCAGATTCAGCCGAACGCCCCCACGCAAGGGCGGAGCGCCACCCGCCCGCCGGACAGTCCGGGGCCGCCGACGGAGCCTCGCGCCCGCGCGTCCCCTCGCGCTGCCCGCGCCCCGACACGCAGCCACAGACCTGCGGCCTCAGCCGTCCTCGAGCGCGGCTCCGGATCAGGAAGGGGGGCAGCCGGCCGGCCGGCCGGGGGTACAGAGggccgcgggggcggggccgcaCTACGGCCAGCAACGCGCCGCGGGGACAGCCAGTACCCAGCAGCCGCGGAGCTTTGTGCTGCGCCTTGGAAATGGGGGGCTGAAGAGAGTCAccgccccggggagggggcgcgCCGGGGAGGCTGGGCCACTGAGGACGCGCCTATAGGTCCCGGGAGCCGTCCGTCAGCACGGGCCACCTCCCCCTCCCGGGGCGCCCCGCCCCGTCTCGTGAGGCGCCGGCCGGAAGGAAGCGGCGCATTTCCGGCTGCTTGGGTGTACTGTCGGCTGAGTTCCGCTGCGTCCCGCCGCTCCCGGCACACCTCGAAGAGCCCTGGACCTCCGCCACCGACCGAGGAGTCCGAGGCCACCTTCGCCCACGCAGACTCCCGCCACCCCCAGGCCAGAGCGAGCGGCGCTGCTCGGGGGAAGAGGGCCGGGATGCGAGTAAGGGTGGCCTCAGGTCGGACCGCGGGGTGGTGA